TTTTGGACGATATTGATCGTGCTGAAGCTGAAATTTTTGAAACCTTGAGACTTTTCCCAGACTATTTAGTAGGCAAAACGATATATGCCGATTACCTCATTGCTTACGAACGAATAGATGAAGTGCCAGATGTATTTAAGTCAAAAAGATATCTTTTTGAGCTATATAGTGACCGTAGTTCATTTCACATTAATGAATTTATGCATTTTTATACGTCCTGGCTATTCTATTATACTTCAAAGGAAGACTATGTAATGGCTGATTTTTATGCCCGAATATTGGAAATGATGCCAGAAGATTTGTTGAGAGACAAGCAGCATAGTTTATTGGATATGATGGATATACAGCGGACTATGCTTGTGCTGAAATTGGTGAGTAAATCTAAGGAGAATACCGAGGAAATGGATAAATTGATCAGTATGTTGATAAATGATCAGGCAAGATAAAATAATCATAAATATTATTGTCTCCCAATATTGTAATTGATCTGCAATAAATGACTGCTGCAAATCTGTAACGGGTTGCTTCCGGCGCTCAAATATCCCTTCATTATTTCATCGGGATTAGATTGAGATAATTCCTTACACTTCCCCTTTTCCAATTCTGATTTTAAGTGGCCCTTTTTGTCATTCAAGGGTACAAAACAAACGCAGGCGAGTTGCTTGCGTTTGTTAGAACGAAGCGGAACGCTTCGACGAGATGAGACTTGCAGAAAACAAATAAAATAAGTAATAGTTACTCAGGCAACCAGCTTGCAGAAAATGGTATTACGTCAATGCGCATTGCATTCTGTTGAAGCGGTTCTTCTATCAAGTCCAGAATTTCATTGCGCAGGGTGTCTGCAAGGTCGCTTTCTTCATATTGTTTTTTTGCTTCTTCGCTTTCAAAAAATTCAAATGTCCATAGTGTATCCGGCTCATTTTCTGCGATGCA
This window of the Chitinophaga sancti genome carries:
- a CDS encoding putative quinol monooxygenase produces the protein MSTQNKKPQPGYVIKMVAKAGKGDELRRLATDGMRIANKGGHWVHCIAENEPDTLWTFEFFESEEAKKQYEESDLADTLRNEILDLIEEPLQQNAMRIDVIPFSASWLPE